Proteins encoded by one window of Drosophila melanogaster chromosome X:
- the Cdc45 gene encoding cell division cycle 45 produces MFVQDLRNDFYRQLVGKRILIVVNYDIDAICASRILQALFKYDHMLYTVVPIMGVTGLKRAYGEHQGDVKYVVLVNCGGCVDIVELLQPSDDVTFFICDSHRPLDVCNIYSDRQVCILGDASLEENIPAFETIFYDSEGEDEDEDESSDTEQQHDDSGAGESDQEDQAPRSRKLSRLERHEQRILKQRARRQWESERDRIMFEYTQFSYYGRSAALMVFELAWKLSKDNMDLLWWAIVGITEQLLLGKIESGAYTLELEQIQSHVSRLTNKTNDQNTMSASKITFENDLHLVLYRHWPVTESMRYSRYSSCQLKLWTLRGEKRLHELLLEMGLPLVHARQTYGAMDLVLRKEFFSMVERLAEKYDIADIVYGTFTLSYGYRSRYAAADYVYALLAIMESVKKHKTPEDCFLEASDALSRQHKQLLSAGIDQAKLLHAAVFRQVQSSLEARQVHSAGSFFYYVLQEEHAFFSYPYALGLLARFLLRGHVATSRARQASDLPLIASCPLNASEGMCLLVGIVPVREDSPRNFFGKAFEQAAQKSGVALLQDFFEPAVVQLRQSDLTRFLDSLTVLLA; encoded by the exons ATGTTTGTCCAGGATCTGCGCAACGACTTTTACCGCCAGCTGGTTGGCAAGCGCATCTTGATCGTGGTCAACTACGACATCGATGCCATCTGCGCCAGTCGCATCCTGCAGGCCTTGTTCAAGTACGATCACATGCTGTACACCGTGGTGCCCATAATGGGCGTTACGGGTCTGAAGCGGGCCTATGGAGAGCACCAGGGCGACGTTAAGTACGTGGTGTTGGTGAACTGCGGCGGCTGTGTAGATATTGTGGAGCTCCTGCAGCCGTCGGACGACGTGACCTTCTTCATATGCGATTCACATCGCCCGTTGGATGTGTGTAACATCTACAGCGATCGGCAGGTGTGCATCTTGGGGGATGCCTCCTTGGAGGAGAATATTCCAGCGTTCGAGACAATTTTCTATGACTCTGAAGGTGAagacgaggatgaggacgagTCCTCTGACACGGAACAGCAGCACGACGACAGTGGTGCCGGGGAATCGGACCAGGAGGATCAGGCGCCAAGGAGCCGTAAGCTCAGTCGCCTGGAGCGGCACGAGCAACGCATCCTGAAGCAGCGAGCCCGCCGACAGTGGGAGTCTGAGCGCGACAGGATTATGTTCGAGTACACGCAGTTCAGCTACTACGGCAGGTCCGCCGCTTTGATGGTTTTTGAGTTGGCCTGGAAGCTCTCAAAAGACAACATGGACCTGCTCTGGTGGGCCATTGTGGGCATCacggagcagctgctgctgggcaaGATCGAGAGTGGAGCGTATACTTTGGAGCTGGAGCAAATCCAGTCGCATGTGTCCCGACTGACGAACAAAACGAATGATCAGAACACGATGAGTGCCTCCAAGATAACCTTCGAGAATGATTTGCATCTGGTCTTGTACCGCCACTGGCCCGTCACGGAATCCATGAG GTATTCCCGCTACTCCTCATGCCAGCTGAAGCTGTGGACACTGCGCGGAGAGAAGAGATTACACGAGCTGCTGCTCGAGATGGGACTTCCCTTGGTGCACGCCCGCCAAACGTACGGAGCCATGGATTTGGTGTTGCGCAAGGAGTTCTTCTCGATGGTGGAGCGCCTGGCGGAGAAGTACGACATAGCGGACATAGTTTACGGCACCTTTACGCTGAGCTACGGCTACCGCAGCAGATATGCTGCGGCGGACTACGTTTATGCCCTGCTCGCCATCATGGAGTCCGTGAAGAAGCACAAGACTCCGGAGGATTGCTTTCTGGAGGCCTCGGATGCTTTGAGTCGTCAGCACAAGCAGCTGCTGTCTGCAGGCATCGACCAGGCGAAGCTTTTGCATGCTGCTGTCTTTCGGCAGGTGCAGAGCAGCTTGGAGGCACGCCAAGTTCATTCAGCGGGCTCCTTTTTCTACTACGTTCTGCAGGAGGAACACGCGTTCTTCTCATACCCCTATGCCCTTGGACTGTTGGCTCGCTTTCTTTTGCGCGGACATGTGGCCACGAGTAGAGCCAGGCAGGCTTCGGACTTGCCGTTGATCGCAAGTTGTCCCCTGAACGCTTCGGAGGGCATGTGCTTGCTGGTAGGCATTGTCCCGGTAAGGGAAGACTCTCCGCGAAACTTCTTTGGCAAGGCCTTCGAGCAGGCGGCGCAAAAGAGTGGAGTCGCTCTATTGCAGGACTTTTTCGAGCCAGCGGTGGTGCAGCTGCGGCAGAGCGACCTCACACGCTTTCTGGACTCCCTCACGGTGCTGTTAGCCTAA
- the Rpp21 gene encoding ribonuclease P/MRP subunit p21, isoform A → MSRDNKMKHLTQRAISSRMNYLFQASNLMAVGNQPKLAAYYGKLCRNVGTKAIMHMAPAVKRSLCRRCFLPLIPGVNTELHVEEGAQEAKTDAQAQSNGAVKTKKKRHRRQRKKPRSRKTGNTNQEESEEQIQESTEQVSFFLECSLCCGRRSFAANSQRDCWLEQPQSIVQVVSLPKEKDER, encoded by the exons ATGAGCAGGGACAACAAGATGAAGCACCTGACCCAGCGGGCCATCTCCTCACGCATGAACTACCTGTTCCAGGCCTCGAATTTAATGGCAGTAGGCAATCAACCAAAATTGGCCGCCTATTATGGCAAACTCTGCCGCAATGTGGGCACCAAGGCTATCATGCACAT GGCCCCGGCCGTGAAGCGTTCCCTGTGCAGGCGCTGTTTCCTTCCCCTGATTCCCGGAGTGAATACGGAGCTGCATGTGGAGGAAGGAGCACAGGAGGCCAAGACTGATGCACAAGCTCAATCGAACGGAGCAgtcaaaacgaagaaaaaGCGCCATCGCAGGCAGCGCAAGAAGCCCAGAAGCCGGAAAACAGGGAACACCAACCAGGAGGAATCCGAGGAGCAAATCCAAGAAAGTACTGAACAGGTCTCTTTTTTCTTAGAGTGCTCACTCTGCTGCGGCCGGCGAAGCTTTGCGGCGAACAGTCAAAGAGACTGCTGGTTGGAGCAGCCGCAATCCATAGTGCAAGTGGTCTCGCTCCCCAAAGAGAAAGACGAGCGATAA
- the CG32814 gene encoding uncharacterized protein, with protein MSSGIIFRQNPDGSFSPFKTDTIGEENKNDSSNSASPRQPAQLLNLRLPPGFSFEVNDPSHILFVNIGKGHMAKQEEPKERTSPTSTENSLQSGDATKLRSTNITKDPKPPTTFTYFTTTTTTHTTTTTTTHNTTTTTTHNTTTTTTHNTTTTTTHNTTTHTTTTTTTTTAEITTKPYDEPTKQESLLKTPFISPNRKRFHRKRNLVRHDVMMGSPYNEKIRDLVQSSGPKEYLDTFGKIVDLL; from the exons ATGAGTAGCGGAATCATTTTCAGACAGAATCCAGATGGATCTTTTTCACCTTTTAAAACGGACACCATCggcgaagaaaacaaaaatgataGTTCTAATTCCGCTTCTCCAAGACAGCCTGCACAACTGTTGAACTTGCGGCTTCCACCTGGGTTTTCGTTTGAAGTAAATGATCCGTCTCACATTTTATTTGTGAACATCGGTAAAGGACATATGGCTAAACAAGAAGAGCCAAAGGAACGTACTTCACCGACAAGTACTGAAAACTCATTGCAATCAGGGGATGCGACAAAACTCCGTTCGACGAACATCACGAAAGATCCGAAACCACCGACTACATTCACTTATTTTACTACTACTACCACTACTcatactactactactaccacTACTCATAATACTACTACTACCACTACTCATAATACTACTACTACCACTACTCATAATACTACTACTACCACTACTCATAATACTACTACTCatactactactacaactactactactactgctGAGATTACAACAAAGCCATATGATGAGCCAACGAAGCAAGAATCGCTTTTGAAAACGCCTTTTATTTCCCCAAATCGCAAGCGTTTCCACCGGAAGAGAAATCTCGTCCGCCATGATGTGATGATGGGCTCGCCGTACAACGAAAAGATTCGGGATCTCGTGCAGTCCAGTGGCCCTAAAGAG TATCTTGACACGTTTGGAAAGATTGTAGATCTGCTATGA
- the CG3021 gene encoding uncharacterized protein: MIRNVVVGVSGGVDSAVSAHLLAEQGFKVLGVFMRNWDEADEVGRCSGEADLKDAEWACRQLGVELRQVNYVREYWTAVFSQFLDDYQMGLTPNPDILCNRHIKFDLFHKHALENLGYDAVATGHYARNSLGNYLEGIASNNDARLLIPADTFKDQTFFLAGISRKALQRTMFPLGDFQKSQVKDLAKKIGFQRLAKKKESTGICFVGKRNFKDFIQEYITSKRGPFLDIDSGAVVGHHEGIHQWTVGQRCRLSSFLQPYFVARKEAASNTIYVASGHNHPALLSTHIAVDPPNWLCSKSQQILSDTGSLRCRFRFQHTKPLVDCQLSISPSNTFLVELDAPLRAITPGQYAVFYDDTACLGSARILSANPLKKKNAQTQQAQAANLVS, from the exons ATGATTCGCAACGTAGTGGTGGGCGTGTCGGGCGGCGTGGACAGCGCCGTTTCCGCCCACCTGCTGGCGGAGCAAGGATTCAAGGTGCTGGGTGTGTTTATGCGCAACTGGGATGAGGCGGACGAAGTGGGTCGCTGCAGTGGGGAGGCGGATCTGAAGGACGCCGAGTGGGCGTGCCGGCAGCTCGGCGTGGAGCTGCGTCAGGTGAACTATGTGCGCGAGTACTGGACGGCGGTGTTCAGCCAGTTTCTGGACGATTACCAAATGGGCTTGACACCAAATCCGGACATCCTGTGCAATCGCCACATTAAGTTTGACCTCTTTCACAAGCACGCCTTGGAAAATCTCGGCTACGATGCCGTGGCCACGGGTCACTACGCCCGGAATAGTCTGGGCAACTACCTGGAGGGGATTGCCTCCAACAACGACGCCCGCTTGCTAATACCCGCCGATACGTTCAAGGACCAGACATTCTTTTTGGCAGGTATTTCCCGAAAGGCTCTGCAACGCACGATGTTCCCTTTGGGAGACTTCCAGAAGAGCCAGGTCAAGGACTTGGCCAAGAAGATTGGCTTCCAGCGACTGGCCAAAAAGAAGGAAAGCACTGGCATTTGTTTCGTTGGCAAACGCAACTTCAAGGACTTCATACAGGAG TACATCACTTCCAAACGTGGTCCCTTCCTAGACATCGACAGTGGAGCCGTTGTCGGCCACCACGAGGGCATCCATCAATGGACTGTGGGCCAGCGGTGCCGTCTGAGCTCATTCCTTCAGCCCTATTTTGTGGCCAGGAAAGAGGCCGCAAGCAATACCATCTATGTGGCATCTGGCCACAACCATCCCGCCCTTCTCAGCACCCACATAGCCGTCGATCCGCCCAACTGGCTGTGTTCCAAGTCCCAACAGATTCTTTCGGACACTGGCAGCTTGAGGTGTCGCTTTCGATTCCAGCACACCAAACCATTGGTGGACTGTCAGCTGAGCATCTCTCCCAGTAACACTTTTCTTGTCGAGTTGGACGCTCCTTTAAGAGCTATTACACCAGGACAATATGCCGTATTCTATGACGACACAGCTTGTTTGGGTTCGGCCCGCATCCTCAGCGCTAATCCcctaaagaaaaaaaacgcACAGACGCAGCAAGCTCAAGCCGCAAATCTGGTTAGCTAA
- the CG14630 gene encoding uncharacterized protein has translation MLSCRQLISRLSLLRQASTFACVRLCPDYVEVQEEQGNLLKYPQVWLRDNCQCAECFHAATRARKSHWDRGPLNIPVSQVAYNKERKQLEIIWQDKHRSTFDLGWLRERDFGETGRKHYLEEVYKPPAQLWGKTEFEDVKREFQYEDVLEQDAALRVWLEALAVQGFAILKGAPNDINVAKKLAERIGYIKRTTYGDVFEVKSKPNARNYAYLMTPLPLHTDMPYYEYKAGINILHTLVQSESKGGANTLTDGFNVASQLQKLHPEDFEVLKSVPVNWFDIGHDGDDSKPFHSLWRAPVICLDVDGRFARINQNTTKRDSRFSVSLAQAVSWYKAYDKFLEIAQSEAVEFKTQAGDVFVFNNLRMLHGRTAYEDAPGNKRHLVGAYVDWDIIYSKLRTLKFPNAKD, from the exons ATGCTTAGCTGTAGGCAACTTATTTCTCGGCTGAGCCTTCTTCGGCAGGCGAGCACATTTGCTTGTGTGCGACTATGCCCCGACTATGTAGAAGTCCAGGAGGAGCAGGGCAATCTCCTGAAGTACCCCCAAGTTTGGCTTAGGGACAACTGTCAGTGTGCCGAGTGCTTCCACGCCGCCACAAGAGCAAGAAAAAGTCACTGGGATCGTGGCCCGCTGAATATACCAGTGTCCCAAGTGGCCTACAACAAGGAGAGGAAACAGTTGGAGATCATCTGGCAGGACAAGCACAGGAGCACCTTCGATCTAGGCTGGCTGAGGGAAAGGGACTTTGGAGAGACTGGCAGAAAGCATTACTTGGAGGAGGTCTACAAGCCACCCGCTCAACTCTGGGGAAAAACGGAGTTCGAGGATGTGAAAAGAGAATTCCAATACGAGGATGTGCTGGAGCAAGATGCAGCCCTGAGAGTTTGGCTTGAGGCACTGGCAGTCCAAGGATTCGCCATTCTGAAAGGGGCACCCAACGACATAAATGTGGCTAAGAAATTGGCCGAACGAATTGGCTACATAAAACGCACCACCTACGG CGACGTTTTCGAGGTTAAATCCAAACCAAATGCGCGCAACTACGCCTATCTAATGACTCCCCTGCCGCTTCATACCGACATGCCCTACTACGAGTACAAGGCGGGCATCAACATCCTGCACACCCTCGTCCAGTCGGAGTCAAAGGGTGGAGCAAATACGCTGACAGATGGCTTCAACGTGGCCTCGCAGTTGCAAAAACTGCATCCGGAGGACTTCGAGGTGCTCAAGTCGGTGCCCGTTAACTGGTTTGACATCGGACACGACGGCGATGACTCCAAGCCCTTCCACAGTCTCTGGAGAGCGCCAGTAATTTGTTTGGATGTGGATGGCCGGTTCGCGAGGATCAACCAGAACACCACTAAGCGGGACAGCCGGTTCTCCGTTTCCCTGGCGCAGGCCGTGTCCTGGTACAAAGCCTACGATAAGTTCCTTGAGATCGCCCAGTCCGAGGCGGTGGAGTTCAAGACCCAAGCCGGCGATGTGTTCGTCTTCAACAACCTGCGAATGTTGCACGGAAGAACGGCTTACGAGGATGCGCCGGGCAACAAGCGTCATTTGGTGGGCGCCTACGTCGACTGGGACATTATTTACTCCAAGCTGCGAACCCTGAAGTTCCCAAATGCCAAGGATTGA